Proteins from a single region of Gordonia hongkongensis:
- a CDS encoding arabinosyltransferase domain-containing protein, with protein sequence MTDPDHSHAEPATRHPGENQADVADTDTSSRSPADTAPFVSDRRPGFAERHAGTARIVAITAGIVGILLALLSPFLPVDYTKAELTWPQQGSVANVAAPNVSFVPVSMDVTVPCALGASLPSSGGVLLSTVPEGGAEAGKVGLFVRATADSLQVVQRNVVLLNTPRAAAQSAPDCRIVVESDTEGTRGSIQGLPENAAGAGSGASAPNDDDTGAVRSFDLRDPNARPQIIGVYSSLPADVSTDGLSFRSTIDTRFVSTPTTLKFWLLVLGIASTILSLAALAVLDARDARGHHKIFPAGWWRVRPVDGVVTLVLLIWLFVGGNTADDGYQVTVGRIAGEAGYLDNYYRYFGVPQDPFGWHYHYLSAWMEISTATPWLRVLPFMFAMASWWLISRAAIPRLGRAVRESTAAIWAAALVFLAVWMPYNNGLRVEPLIALGTIFTWVCVERAIATGRFFPLTIGIISAAFTLTIHPTGVIASIALIAGIRPLIKRLAVRRKRDGLWPLLLPILAAGLAVMFEIFADQPLAPILEAVSVNGQVGPTNKWWEEPMRYYMLMNPTADGGIARRFGILIVFTCFVLVVVMLLNRRRLPGIATAPTWRLVAMVAGSAVLMAFLPTKWTHQLGVYAAIGGALAAVATACADRTIMRRRRNRTLFAAACAYVLALAFSGRNQWWYVGSYGIPWRDAVPDVRGIPLWTGILAVAVALTALGLWQHFRDDYVDDAVRTGTSRSVFARLRSPSIIVVSTIMLLFTLVSFAKADWTQRNSWSWLSSNVNALQGQPCALADAVLVEDDPNAGLLSPARVAGQDNPSPGAALAGTGMEGFDPNGVASDLSEETEEEAEESSSGTSTAEVDRTQSDPTEDGTSAETDTTTGSSDTSGGQTAQAGVNGSTVKLPFGLSPSQTPVLGTYNSPSGTGRLTSDWYQLPENPSGEQPLVTMSVAGQVEYIDDLAVTRPGQRVRLQFGRVAPDGTVAPAGQMVPLDIGGAPEWRNLRFPMDQAPPGATVVRVLAEDTSTLRDQWLAVTPPRVSSMVTLNSLVGSEDPVLIDWEAGLAFPCQRPAQVKYGVLETPEWRISPDREGERVNSQRWMAGDSGGPLGIIENELRPRVYPSYLRNDWAKDWGMLQSLTPILPQTDAELTITTDTHHGLWTPGPMRAVKN encoded by the coding sequence ATGACTGACCCCGACCACTCGCACGCCGAACCGGCGACGCGGCACCCCGGAGAGAACCAGGCAGACGTGGCAGACACCGACACTTCTTCCCGAAGTCCCGCCGACACCGCGCCATTCGTGAGCGACCGCCGCCCGGGCTTCGCCGAACGCCACGCCGGCACCGCGCGTATCGTCGCGATCACCGCGGGCATCGTGGGCATCCTGCTCGCACTGCTCAGCCCGTTCCTGCCGGTCGACTACACCAAGGCCGAACTGACCTGGCCGCAACAGGGTTCGGTGGCGAACGTCGCCGCACCGAACGTGTCGTTCGTCCCGGTCTCGATGGACGTCACGGTTCCGTGCGCACTCGGCGCATCCTTGCCCTCGTCCGGCGGAGTGCTGTTGTCGACGGTGCCCGAAGGCGGCGCGGAGGCAGGCAAGGTCGGCCTCTTCGTCCGGGCCACCGCCGACTCGCTCCAGGTCGTGCAACGAAACGTCGTGCTGCTCAACACTCCTCGCGCGGCCGCACAGTCGGCGCCGGACTGCCGGATCGTCGTCGAATCCGACACCGAGGGCACGCGGGGGTCGATCCAGGGCCTGCCGGAGAACGCCGCCGGCGCCGGGAGCGGCGCGAGCGCGCCGAATGACGATGACACCGGCGCCGTCCGGTCCTTCGATCTGCGGGATCCCAACGCCCGGCCGCAGATCATCGGTGTGTACTCGAGCCTTCCGGCCGACGTCAGCACCGACGGACTCTCCTTCCGGTCGACCATCGACACCCGGTTCGTCTCCACGCCCACGACACTCAAGTTCTGGCTGCTGGTCCTCGGCATCGCGTCGACGATCCTCTCCCTCGCCGCGCTGGCGGTCCTCGACGCCCGCGACGCGCGCGGCCATCACAAGATCTTCCCGGCGGGCTGGTGGCGCGTACGCCCGGTCGACGGAGTCGTCACCCTGGTGCTGCTGATCTGGCTGTTCGTCGGCGGCAACACCGCCGACGACGGATACCAGGTGACGGTCGGCCGGATCGCCGGCGAGGCCGGTTATCTCGACAACTACTACCGCTACTTCGGTGTCCCGCAGGATCCGTTCGGCTGGCACTACCACTACCTGTCGGCGTGGATGGAGATCAGCACCGCGACGCCGTGGTTGCGAGTGCTGCCGTTCATGTTCGCGATGGCGTCGTGGTGGTTGATCAGCAGGGCGGCGATCCCCCGCCTCGGGCGGGCCGTCCGCGAGTCGACGGCGGCGATCTGGGCTGCCGCCCTGGTCTTCCTGGCGGTGTGGATGCCGTACAACAACGGACTGCGCGTCGAACCGCTCATCGCGCTGGGCACCATCTTCACCTGGGTGTGCGTCGAGCGCGCGATCGCCACCGGCCGGTTCTTCCCGCTGACGATCGGCATCATCTCCGCGGCGTTCACCCTCACCATCCATCCCACCGGCGTCATCGCCTCGATCGCCCTGATCGCCGGCATCCGGCCGCTGATCAAACGTCTCGCGGTGCGCCGCAAGCGCGACGGTCTGTGGCCGCTTCTCCTCCCGATCCTCGCCGCCGGGCTCGCGGTGATGTTCGAGATCTTCGCCGACCAGCCGCTGGCACCGATCCTGGAGGCGGTCTCGGTCAACGGGCAGGTCGGCCCCACCAACAAGTGGTGGGAAGAGCCGATGCGCTACTACATGCTGATGAACCCCACCGCCGACGGCGGAATCGCCCGGCGTTTCGGCATTCTCATCGTGTTCACCTGCTTCGTCCTGGTCGTGGTCATGCTGCTCAATCGGCGCCGCCTGCCCGGCATCGCCACCGCACCCACGTGGCGTCTGGTCGCCATGGTCGCCGGCTCGGCCGTGCTGATGGCATTCCTGCCGACCAAGTGGACCCACCAGCTCGGCGTGTACGCCGCGATCGGCGGCGCGCTCGCCGCGGTGGCAACCGCCTGCGCCGATCGCACGATCATGCGTCGTCGCCGCAACCGGACCCTGTTCGCCGCCGCCTGCGCATATGTTCTGGCGCTCGCATTCTCCGGACGCAACCAGTGGTGGTACGTCGGCAGCTACGGAATCCCCTGGCGGGACGCGGTTCCCGACGTCCGGGGCATTCCGCTCTGGACCGGGATCCTCGCGGTGGCGGTGGCGCTGACCGCTCTCGGTCTGTGGCAACACTTCCGCGACGACTACGTCGACGACGCCGTCCGGACCGGTACTTCGCGGTCGGTGTTCGCCCGACTCCGCAGCCCGTCGATCATCGTCGTGTCGACCATCATGCTGCTGTTCACCCTGGTGTCATTCGCGAAAGCGGACTGGACGCAGCGCAATTCGTGGTCGTGGCTGAGCTCGAACGTCAACGCGCTCCAAGGACAGCCGTGCGCGCTCGCCGACGCCGTACTGGTGGAGGACGATCCGAACGCCGGACTGCTGTCACCCGCGCGAGTGGCGGGACAGGACAACCCGTCGCCGGGCGCCGCGCTGGCCGGAACCGGGATGGAAGGGTTCGACCCCAACGGAGTGGCGTCGGACCTGTCCGAGGAGACCGAAGAGGAAGCCGAGGAGTCCTCGTCGGGCACCTCGACCGCGGAAGTCGACCGCACCCAGTCCGATCCGACCGAGGACGGAACCAGCGCCGAGACCGACACCACGACCGGTTCCAGCGACACCAGCGGTGGGCAGACCGCCCAGGCCGGCGTCAACGGGTCGACCGTGAAGCTGCCGTTCGGTCTGTCACCGAGCCAGACCCCGGTCCTCGGAACCTACAACTCCCCCAGCGGCACCGGACGCCTCACGTCCGACTGGTATCAGTTGCCGGAGAACCCCTCCGGCGAGCAGCCGCTCGTCACGATGTCGGTGGCGGGGCAGGTCGAGTACATCGACGACCTCGCCGTCACCCGGCCCGGACAGCGAGTGCGACTGCAGTTCGGCCGCGTCGCGCCGGACGGCACGGTGGCACCGGCCGGTCAGATGGTGCCGCTCGACATCGGTGGTGCCCCCGAGTGGCGCAACCTGCGCTTCCCGATGGACCAGGCGCCCCCGGGCGCGACGGTGGTCCGCGTTCTCGCCGAGGACACCTCGACGCTGCGCGACCAGTGGCTGGCCGTCACCCCGCCACGCGTCTCGTCGATGGTGACGCTGAATTCGCTGGTGGGCAGCGAGGATCCGGTGCTCATCGACTGGGAGGCAGGTCTCGCCTTCCCGTGTCAGCGTCCCGCCCAGGTGAAGTACGGGGTTCTGGAGACACCGGAGTGGCGGATCTCGCCGGACCGCGAAGGCGAACGGGTCAACTCCCAGCGCTGGATGGCCGGCGACTCCGGTGGCCCGCTCGGCATCATCGAGAACGAGTTGCGGCCGCGCGTGTACCCGTCGTACCTGCGCAACGACTGGGCCAAGGATTGGGGCATGCTTCAGAGCCTGACCCCGATCCTCCCGCAGACCGACGCCGAATTGACCATCACCACCGACACCCACCACGGACTCTGGACCCCGGGACCCATGCGGGCGGTGAAGAACTAG
- a CDS encoding DICT sensory domain-containing protein, with translation MSETRSFTLFDDLELHMQFAPVCRLSDGALAAVELQLRGPAGTRLATAAALKRAARLVEEHPVLDERKRKMAASQRAQSLAKILPLLVSLDLDLIDNLDDETARSLERHVMVILPDAVERSPQRTLARVARARAAGKIICVDGLVRSEHAATLLSLVEPDIIVTGAELLTSQTSSDAAHLAHALAAHTERSHAVVIAEGVDDEATRITAQTMGAAFGIGDLYPAVTDPSVLASRTVVPLPEMPVWTTPGPDKSTPYRIASTSIPPRMGNKRLLIEMSKALEEQAAIGGAAIVLGTFQFAEHFTSRTAKRWREMSEKTGLAGVYGVGLPDIRDGNVHRAPLDAEDDLINEWNVAVLGPHFAALLSARDQHDAGPDLERTFEFVQTYDRMTVTQAVHSILMRFS, from the coding sequence GTGTCCGAAACGCGATCATTCACCCTGTTCGATGATCTGGAGCTCCACATGCAGTTCGCGCCGGTCTGCCGGCTGTCCGATGGCGCTCTCGCCGCCGTCGAACTGCAGCTCCGGGGGCCGGCCGGTACCCGGCTCGCCACCGCCGCCGCCCTCAAACGCGCCGCCCGTCTCGTCGAAGAACACCCTGTACTCGACGAGCGCAAGCGCAAGATGGCCGCGTCCCAACGTGCGCAGTCGCTGGCCAAGATCCTGCCGCTGCTGGTCTCCCTCGATCTCGACCTGATCGACAACCTCGACGACGAGACGGCGCGCAGCCTCGAACGTCACGTCATGGTCATCCTCCCCGACGCCGTCGAACGCAGCCCGCAGCGGACACTCGCCCGCGTCGCCCGCGCCCGGGCGGCCGGCAAGATCATCTGCGTCGACGGGCTCGTCCGCAGCGAGCACGCGGCCACGCTGCTCTCCCTCGTCGAACCCGACATCATCGTCACCGGTGCCGAACTGCTCACGTCGCAGACCAGCTCCGACGCCGCGCACCTCGCCCACGCGCTGGCCGCGCACACCGAACGCAGCCATGCCGTCGTCATCGCCGAGGGCGTCGACGACGAGGCCACCCGGATCACCGCCCAGACGATGGGCGCCGCTTTCGGTATCGGCGACCTGTATCCCGCCGTGACCGACCCGTCCGTCCTCGCCAGCCGGACCGTCGTGCCGCTGCCCGAGATGCCGGTGTGGACCACCCCCGGCCCGGACAAGTCGACGCCGTACCGCATCGCGTCGACCTCGATCCCGCCGCGTATGGGCAACAAACGCCTGCTCATCGAGATGAGCAAGGCACTCGAGGAGCAGGCGGCCATCGGTGGTGCCGCGATCGTGCTGGGCACCTTCCAGTTCGCCGAACACTTCACCTCGCGAACCGCCAAGCGGTGGCGTGAGATGTCGGAGAAGACCGGTCTGGCCGGGGTCTACGGTGTCGGGTTGCCCGACATCCGGGACGGGAACGTCCATCGCGCGCCGCTCGACGCGGAGGACGACCTGATCAACGAGTGGAATGTCGCCGTCCTCGGGCCGCATTTCGCGGCGCTGCTCTCGGCGCGCGACCAGCACGACGCCGGTCCCGATCTCGAGCGCACCTTCGAGTTCGTGCAGACCTACGACCGCATGACCGTCACCCAGGCCGTGCACTCGATCCTCATGCGGTTCTCCTGA
- a CDS encoding Dps family protein — translation MPSFTAPGLSNEAANEVVGILQERLSALNDLHLTLKHIHWNVVGANFIGVHEMIDPQVELVRGYADTIAERIATLGASPKGTAKAIENDRSWNDYSIGRDTAQAHLGALDLVYDGFITSHRDGIKKIGDIDPITEDILIGQTAELEKFQWFVRAHLESYTGELTHAGASGEKAAADAAR, via the coding sequence ATGCCTTCATTCACCGCACCTGGACTCAGCAACGAAGCCGCCAACGAGGTCGTGGGCATCCTGCAGGAGCGCCTCAGCGCGCTGAACGACCTGCACCTCACCCTCAAGCACATCCACTGGAACGTCGTCGGCGCGAACTTCATCGGCGTGCACGAGATGATCGACCCGCAGGTCGAGCTCGTCCGCGGCTACGCGGACACCATCGCCGAACGCATCGCCACGCTCGGAGCGTCGCCGAAGGGCACCGCCAAGGCGATCGAGAACGACCGCTCGTGGAACGACTACTCCATCGGACGCGACACCGCGCAGGCACACCTCGGCGCGCTCGACCTGGTCTATGACGGGTTCATCACCTCGCACCGCGACGGCATCAAGAAGATCGGCGACATCGATCCGATCACCGAGGACATCCTCATCGGACAAACCGCCGAACTCGAGAAGTTCCAGTGGTTCGTCCGCGCACACCTCGAGAGCTACACCGGTGAGCTCACCCACGCCGGCGCCAGCGGCGAAAAGGCAGCGGCCGACGCAGCCCGCTGA
- a CDS encoding arabinosyltransferase domain-containing protein: MSESRTPRTSRLATTVNPKIVATVTGLLGFLLAILSPLLPVNQSTAELQWPQGGDVSDVAAPLVSFVPIDMETSVPCSLATRLPGQGGVLLSTIPEGGQDAGARGLFVRATSDALTLTDRNVALLNTDRAAAQSNPNCRIVFRADGEGVSGRFEGLPEPAADSGAAHGFALADHEMRPQIVGVYSDLPADVSRDGLSLRATIDTRYVSTPTLLKLTAIVLGILMTIVSLIALGILDRRDGRSHKRFLPSGWFTIRPPDVAVFAILAFWWFAGANTSDDGYNFIVGRITGDAGYADNYFRYFGVPQDPFGWHFQVISAMTDVSVAAPFMRLPAFLLGLLGWWLISREVIPRLGRAVRHSTPAVWSAAFVFLAIWLPFNNGLRPEPAEAVGALLTWCCVERAIATRRLLPYAVAVVTAAFTLALAPGGLMAVAALLAGIRPIVKTLVSRRSRDGLLPMLAPILAAGTAVLFQIFADQPLAPLIAGNKVASDVGPTLEWWQEPIRYYYLILPTADGTLARRFGVLAMILCLFVVLLRLLRREHPNGIARAPIWRLVAVTLGTMFFIAFTPTKWTHHFGVYAGIAAGLAAAAGAMMAPAVLRSRRNRSFFAAAVLAITGISFAGTNGWWFVGSYGVPWWDRPPTVGGINIAWFILAAAVATALAGLWFHFRDDFVDEQTRTRGADKWYSKLKFSPLPVISGLMVLFMVASFAKGAYEQRDSWSWMKSNARALTGNSCGLANDVLVEADPTAGLLQPAAVDGRPAPGIAAALAGPDTTGFSPNGVPDRLSVDATEDTESSTTSGAQNSAQTGAGSDESGDSSSAQGGTEGGQGARGVNGSTVRLPFGLNPAETPVLGSYGSPSGTGSLTSDWYQLPERSDDTPLLTMAVAGSVEAVDGIGVVHAGQKVTMQFGRVEADGRVSALGRMFPIDIGETPTWRNLRFPLADAPLRADVVRVEVADTAAAPSEWVAVTPPRVSTLATLNDVVGQTDPVFIDWLPGMVFPCQQPMKVRNGVLEVPQWRIMPDAEATRKNSQTWMSGTAGGPLGITEAMLRPTLLPTYLRNNWGRDWGGLQKFTEIIPAPAAELDLGTARRSGLYDPAPMRSSGY, translated from the coding sequence ATGAGTGAGTCCCGTACGCCTCGTACGTCCCGTCTGGCGACCACGGTCAACCCGAAGATCGTCGCGACCGTCACCGGTCTGCTCGGATTCCTGCTGGCGATCCTCTCCCCGCTGTTGCCGGTGAACCAGTCGACCGCCGAACTGCAGTGGCCGCAGGGCGGCGACGTCTCCGATGTCGCCGCCCCGCTGGTCTCCTTCGTGCCGATCGACATGGAGACGTCGGTTCCGTGTTCACTCGCCACCCGCCTGCCCGGCCAGGGCGGAGTACTGCTGTCGACGATCCCCGAAGGCGGCCAGGACGCCGGGGCCCGCGGGCTCTTCGTCCGGGCGACGTCCGACGCTCTGACCCTCACCGACCGCAACGTCGCCCTGCTGAACACCGATCGAGCGGCCGCGCAATCGAATCCGAACTGTCGCATCGTCTTCCGGGCCGACGGCGAGGGGGTGAGCGGACGATTCGAGGGCCTGCCCGAACCGGCCGCGGACTCCGGCGCCGCGCACGGCTTCGCGCTGGCCGACCACGAGATGCGTCCCCAGATCGTCGGCGTCTACAGCGATCTGCCCGCCGATGTCTCTCGTGACGGGTTGTCGCTGCGCGCCACCATCGACACCCGCTACGTCAGCACCCCGACCCTGCTGAAGCTCACCGCGATCGTGCTCGGCATCCTCATGACGATCGTCTCGCTGATCGCGCTCGGCATCCTGGACCGCCGGGACGGCCGCAGCCACAAGCGTTTCCTGCCGTCGGGCTGGTTCACGATCCGGCCGCCCGATGTCGCGGTGTTCGCGATTCTCGCCTTCTGGTGGTTCGCGGGCGCCAACACCTCCGACGACGGCTACAACTTCATCGTCGGCCGGATCACCGGAGACGCCGGGTACGCCGACAACTACTTCCGCTACTTCGGTGTGCCGCAGGACCCGTTCGGCTGGCACTTCCAGGTCATCTCGGCCATGACGGACGTGAGCGTCGCGGCACCGTTCATGCGACTACCGGCCTTCCTCCTCGGGTTGCTGGGCTGGTGGCTCATCAGCCGAGAGGTCATCCCGCGCCTGGGCCGCGCGGTGCGGCACAGCACGCCGGCGGTGTGGTCGGCCGCGTTCGTCTTCCTCGCGATCTGGTTGCCGTTCAACAACGGTCTGCGTCCGGAACCGGCCGAGGCCGTCGGCGCTCTGCTCACCTGGTGCTGCGTGGAACGCGCGATCGCCACTCGCCGACTGCTCCCCTACGCCGTCGCGGTGGTCACCGCCGCCTTCACCCTCGCGCTCGCGCCCGGCGGTCTGATGGCGGTCGCCGCACTGCTCGCCGGGATCCGACCGATCGTGAAGACCCTGGTGTCGCGCCGGTCCCGGGACGGCCTGCTGCCGATGCTCGCGCCCATCCTGGCGGCCGGCACCGCGGTACTGTTCCAGATCTTCGCCGATCAGCCGCTCGCGCCGCTCATCGCGGGTAACAAGGTCGCCTCCGACGTCGGCCCGACGCTGGAGTGGTGGCAGGAACCGATCCGGTACTACTACCTGATCCTGCCGACCGCCGACGGCACGCTCGCACGACGCTTCGGCGTGCTGGCGATGATCCTGTGCCTGTTCGTCGTGTTGCTCCGCCTACTTCGGCGGGAGCATCCCAACGGCATTGCGCGCGCACCGATCTGGCGACTGGTCGCCGTCACCCTCGGCACGATGTTCTTCATCGCCTTCACGCCGACCAAGTGGACCCACCACTTCGGTGTGTACGCGGGCATCGCCGCGGGCCTCGCCGCCGCGGCGGGCGCCATGATGGCGCCGGCCGTGCTGCGGTCGCGACGCAATCGCAGCTTCTTCGCCGCCGCGGTGCTCGCGATCACCGGAATCTCCTTCGCCGGCACCAACGGCTGGTGGTTCGTCGGCAGCTACGGCGTCCCGTGGTGGGATCGCCCACCGACGGTGGGCGGCATCAACATCGCATGGTTCATCCTCGCCGCCGCGGTCGCCACCGCACTTGCCGGCCTGTGGTTCCACTTCCGCGACGACTTCGTCGACGAACAGACCCGTACGCGCGGGGCCGACAAGTGGTATTCGAAGCTCAAGTTCTCGCCGCTGCCGGTCATCTCCGGGCTGATGGTGCTGTTCATGGTCGCTTCGTTCGCGAAAGGCGCCTACGAGCAACGTGATTCGTGGTCGTGGATGAAGTCCAACGCACGCGCTCTCACCGGGAACTCGTGCGGGCTGGCCAACGACGTCCTCGTCGAAGCCGATCCGACCGCCGGACTGCTGCAGCCCGCGGCGGTCGACGGTCGGCCCGCCCCCGGCATCGCCGCGGCGCTGGCCGGACCGGACACGACGGGCTTCTCCCCGAACGGCGTACCCGATCGCCTGTCCGTCGACGCCACCGAGGACACCGAGTCGTCGACCACCTCCGGCGCGCAGAACAGCGCCCAGACCGGCGCCGGCTCAGACGAATCCGGCGACAGCTCGTCCGCGCAGGGCGGCACCGAAGGCGGCCAGGGCGCACGAGGCGTCAACGGGTCGACAGTGCGTCTGCCGTTCGGCCTGAACCCCGCCGAGACCCCCGTCCTGGGCAGCTATGGCTCGCCGTCGGGTACCGGCTCGCTGACCTCGGACTGGTACCAGCTGCCCGAACGTTCCGACGACACCCCGCTGCTGACGATGGCGGTCGCCGGATCGGTCGAGGCGGTCGACGGCATCGGGGTCGTGCACGCCGGCCAGAAGGTCACTATGCAGTTCGGCCGCGTGGAGGCCGACGGGCGGGTGAGCGCGCTCGGCCGGATGTTCCCGATCGACATCGGCGAGACCCCCACCTGGCGCAACCTGCGGTTCCCGCTCGCCGACGCACCGCTCCGAGCCGATGTCGTCCGGGTCGAGGTCGCCGACACCGCGGCCGCACCGTCGGAATGGGTCGCGGTGACGCCACCGCGGGTCAGCACCCTGGCCACCCTCAACGACGTCGTGGGCCAGACCGACCCGGTCTTCATCGATTGGCTGCCCGGAATGGTCTTCCCGTGCCAGCAGCCGATGAAGGTGCGCAACGGCGTCCTCGAGGTACCGCAATGGCGGATCATGCCCGACGCCGAGGCCACCCGGAAGAACAGCCAGACCTGGATGTCGGGCACCGCGGGCGGTCCGCTCGGCATCACCGAGGCGATGCTGCGACCCACCCTGCTGCCGACGTACCTCCGGAACAACTGGGGACGTGACTGGGGCGGCCTGCAGAAGTTCACCGAGATCATCCCGGCGCCGGCTGCGGAACTGGACCTCGGGACGGCTCGCCGTTCAGGGTTGTACGACCCCGCGCCGATGCGCTCCAGCGGGTATTGA